One window of Persephonella sp. genomic DNA carries:
- a CDS encoding DUF2905 domain-containing protein: protein MEGIGKTLILIGLFIVLIGLLITFFEKLPFGLGKLPGDIYIKRDNFVFYFPLATSILISVVLSLIFILISKISK from the coding sequence ATGGAAGGGATAGGAAAAACACTTATATTAATAGGGCTTTTTATAGTTTTAATAGGTTTGTTGATCACATTTTTTGAAAAACTCCCTTTTGGGCTTGGGAAACTACCGGGAGATATATACATAAAAAGGGATAACTTTGTTTTTTACTTTCCACTTGCAACATCAATATTAATAAGTGTTGTTTTATCACTAATATTTATCCTCATTTCTAAGATCTCAAAATGA
- a CDS encoding thiamine phosphate synthase yields GVHVGQEDLDVEVVRRLLGFDKIVGLSTKNINQVEEANRLPVDYIGFGSVFPTGTKKDAQISGLEQLKKAVEISVQPVVAIGGINEQNIQSVLDTGCENIAVVSAVFKDENIRQNTKRLKEIIKKKNKMGFSID; encoded by the coding sequence GGGGTTCATGTTGGTCAGGAGGATCTTGATGTGGAGGTTGTTAGAAGACTATTAGGTTTTGATAAGATTGTCGGGCTTTCAACAAAAAATATCAATCAGGTTGAGGAAGCAAACAGACTGCCTGTTGACTACATAGGATTTGGAAGTGTTTTCCCAACAGGAACAAAAAAGGATGCACAGATTTCTGGACTTGAACAGCTAAAAAAAGCTGTTGAGATATCAGTTCAGCCTGTTGTTGCTATAGGAGGCATTAATGAGCAGAATATCCAGTCTGTTCTGGATACAGGATGTGAGAATATAGCTGTCGTTTCTGCAGTTTTTAAGGACGAAAACATCAGGCAGAACACAAAAAGATTAAAAGAGATAATAAAAAAGAAAAATAAAATGGGTTTTAGTATTGATTAA